From a single Adhaeribacter swui genomic region:
- a CDS encoding ArsR/SmtB family transcription factor, translated as MSTSKAAAFGQNEVTLAAYAKALAHPARIAILRMLHQKQICICGDIVEELPLSQSTVSQHLKELKLAGLITGEVNGACVCYYLNGEQMQKVRELFSQFLNALTPEE; from the coding sequence ATGTCTACGTCTAAAGCGGCTGCATTCGGGCAAAACGAAGTTACGCTGGCTGCCTATGCAAAAGCATTGGCGCATCCGGCCCGGATTGCTATTTTACGTATGCTCCACCAAAAGCAGATTTGCATTTGCGGCGACATTGTGGAAGAGCTTCCTTTATCGCAGTCTACGGTTTCGCAGCATCTAAAAGAATTAAAATTGGCTGGCCTGATTACCGGCGAAGTAAACGGAGCCTGCGTTTGCTATTACCTGAACGGGGAACAAATGCAAAAAGTACGTGAGCTTTTTAGCCAATTTTTAAATGCGCTAACCCCCGAAGAGTAA